AAAAATTCTTCAAATTAAGGCTCCCTATCGTGCTGCTGCTTATTATCGGTATTCTGTTCATGGGGGGGTGTGGTGGAAAGCGTGAGATCAATGAATTAGCCTATATGCTGGGGATGGGGATCGATAAGGGGAAAGAAGAGGGAACCTATCTCGTCACCATGCAGATGGCTAAGCCTAAAGCAAGCGGAGGTGGAGCCGCAGAGCTTGAGAATTGGACCATCAGTATAGAAACCAAAAGTCTTGCCGCAATTACGGAACGGGTGGCGGAAGCGTTTGACAAACAGCCTTTTGCAGGAACGGTGCGGGTCGTCGTACTTGGTGAAGACCTTGCTGAAGAGGGGATCAATGAGGCTTTGGATTATTTCCAGCGCTTTTATGAATTTCGACGGACGATTTATCTGCTCGTGGCCAAAGGACAAGCTAGGGAAATCCTGAATACAGAGTTGCGCACAAGGCAGATTCCCAGCTTAAGTTTATTCAATACCATCGAAGGTCAAAAAGGGCAGTCGGCTTTTCCTGTAACCCGTTTAGGGCACTACCTGACGGTTTTAGGGAGAGAAAGCCAGAATCCGATCATTCCCAGGGTGGAGAGCATCCGATCAGGGGAACATGGATTATTCTATGCTGATCAAGAAGCCCAGGAAATTCTGATTCATGAATCGGCAGTGTTTGAAGGCGGGAAATGTGTTGCGTCTCTTAGCGACCAGGAAACAAAGGGTTGCCTCTGGCTGGATGACGAGATTGAGAGCCGGATTCTTCACAAGGAAGATGGAGGTCTCAAAGTAACGGCTTGGGTATTGAGCTCTAAGACAAAATATAAGGTGGAAAACATCGAGGGCAACATAGGGATTCGCTTCAATATTAAGGCTGCGGTTTCTATCAATGAAATCCTGGGTAAGGAGGAGCAAGTAGATATCCGCGGTTGGAAGCAATTTATCGAAGAATTAAAGCCTCTAATGGCGCAGGCGATTCAGGAAGAATGCGAAGCGGCAGTAGCCAAAAGCAGGGAGCAGGGGCTGGATTTTATAGGGATTGGGCGAAAAATTGAAATTAAAAACCCCAAGTATTGGCGGGAAATCAAAGAGAACTGGCCCCAGGGGATCAAAGATATTCCGGTAGCTTATGATATCAACGTTAAAATTGAACATTCAGGGCTGGCCCGCAACTCACCGGTAAGTCCTCAGGAAAATGGGGCGAAGGGTGGCTCCCATACTCTTCAATAGGTGCTTCAATGGAAATATTATGATATAATGATGTGTATTACCTTTGTCAACCCTGGAGGAAAAAAATGTGTTGAATTTAGGTCATAAATTGCTTCAGTATGAAGCGCAGAAGCTGATTTCCTTTCATACTCCAGG
This genomic stretch from Desulfitobacterium chlororespirans DSM 11544 harbors:
- a CDS encoding Ger(x)C family spore germination protein, whose protein sequence is METPQKKFFKLRLPIVLLLIIGILFMGGCGGKREINELAYMLGMGIDKGKEEGTYLVTMQMAKPKASGGGAAELENWTISIETKSLAAITERVAEAFDKQPFAGTVRVVVLGEDLAEEGINEALDYFQRFYEFRRTIYLLVAKGQAREILNTELRTRQIPSLSLFNTIEGQKGQSAFPVTRLGHYLTVLGRESQNPIIPRVESIRSGEHGLFYADQEAQEILIHESAVFEGGKCVASLSDQETKGCLWLDDEIESRILHKEDGGLKVTAWVLSSKTKYKVENIEGNIGIRFNIKAAVSINEILGKEEQVDIRGWKQFIEELKPLMAQAIQEECEAAVAKSREQGLDFIGIGRKIEIKNPKYWREIKENWPQGIKDIPVAYDINVKIEHSGLARNSPVSPQENGAKGGSHTLQ